The DNA sequence GAAGGGGCCGCCCGCCCATGGCATAAATGTCGCTCAAGGCATTGGCTGCGGCCACCTGGCCAAAGAGGTAGGGATCATCCACCACCGGGGTAAAAAAATCCACCGTCTCAATGATGGCCATGTCGTCCGTGAGCTGGTATACCGCCGCATCGTCGGTTGTTTCCAGCCCAACCAGCAAATGGGGGTTGTTAAGGCGTGGTAACTGCCGCAGTACCTGCGACAGGGTGGCCGGTCCCACCTTTGCCGCTCACCCGGCAGCTTTGGCCAGGGTGGTCAAGCGAATCTTTTCAGCCATATTTACTCACCCCTAACTTTTGTAGTTTCCTTGTCCCCGGCCTTTCTTACAAGATAGCATATCATTTTTTCGTTCTTTAATAGATAGGTTCCTTTATTTACCCGATAAGAAGATTTTATGGGCAGGTTGTGGCACAGAGAAGATCTTTATAACCTGTAGGCTACCCGCCGGGGCTTTTCAGCCCTTAAGTTATCTTGCCCGTGGCGGGCGCATATATTTTGGCAGGGAGGGATTGGAAGATGGCCTGGCGGGAATGGAAAAAGCGGTTATCGGAATTTCTGGAGATCCCCAACGATGTAATGCTGAACCTTCCCCGCGTTGTGCTCATGGGAAATCTGCAGGCCTTTATTGAGAACCACCGTGGCATTTTAGAATATACCCCCCAAATTGTGCGCGTTGGTATTGAAGAGGGGGAGCTGGAAATTACCGGAGAGAAATTGATCCTGCGCAACATTCTCCCCGACGAGATTTGCGTGGAAGGGATGATTAAGACCATTACGTTTAAATAGACACCCATGACGCTTTTAACACCACCAACAAAGGATGAAAATGGCCGCCGTTATGCACGAAGCGAGCGACATTGACCCAGCACTCAACAGACTCGAAAGTGATTGTGTTTAGTCGGTCATCATTCAAAGCCTGTTGAGTGCTGGGCAAACTTGGCGAGACCGAGGGCGGAGGCGGGGCTGAGGGCAAGGATGCCCGAAGCCGGCCCCTGAGGCACGGATGCCGAATGGGCCGGGGACCCCGCCGGAGCCCGAGGTCGAGCGATAGTTTGGCCTGCGAGGTGAACGGAGCGAGCGCGTGCAAACGGCAGGCAAGTGCTATTTTCAAGACAGGAACAGGCCAGTGTAAAAATCGTACCCATGGCCCAGGAAAATAAGGAGGCCAAGCCATGTTTCTTTTTCGATTAATGAACTTCATTATCGGTTATGTTACCATAGCCATTCGTGGGGAAGCACCGGAAAAATTTATTAATATGGCTGCCGCCCGGGGTATTTTCCTCTGGGATATTGCCCGGCCCGGTGAGCAGATCATGAGGGCCAATGTGCGCTTGAATGCCGTACGGCCTTTAAGGCATATAGCGCGGCGCACCCGCTGCCACTTTTACATCACCCGGCGGGTAGGCTTGCCTTTCTTCTGGATGCGCCTGG is a window from the Desulfofundulus luciae genome containing:
- the yqfC gene encoding sporulation protein YqfC — translated: MAWREWKKRLSEFLEIPNDVMLNLPRVVLMGNLQAFIENHRGILEYTPQIVRVGIEEGELEITGEKLILRNILPDEICVEGMIKTITFK